Genomic window (Treponema sp. J25):
TAAGATGACAATAGGGGGATACCGCGATGGGTTTTCCCAGACGTCGTTCAAAGGCTGCGACCAGAGCTTTGTTTTTTGCGGTAGCCCCCTGGAAGACGATGTGGTCCCCAATCGATCCTTCCATGGCAACCTTGGAAAGATAGTTGTCGCATACCGAAAAGAGGGTGGCCACGAGCAATTCTTCCACCGTGTAGCCTTCATTTTGATAGTTGTTCAGGTCCCGCTCCATGAACACGGTACAGCGATCACTCGTGGCAGGAGCGGGGTGCCCAAAGGCTCGATCCGCGTAGTCCCGGATGGGAACCCCTAATTTATTGGCCTGCTCTTCGATAAAGCTCCCCGTCCCGGCAGCACAGACCGTATTCATCTGGCTGAAGACCACCACCCCATCTTTTAAAACGGTGAACTTGGAATCCTGCCCCCCGATTTCGATTATCGTATCTACCCGGGGATCGAGGGTGACGGCGGCCCGGGCATGGGCGGTAATTTCGTCGATAATGCCGTCGGCCCCGATAATGGCGCCGATAAGTTTTCGCCCCGAACCGGTGGTGGCACAGGAAAGGACGGTAAAGGGAATCCGGTACGTCTTCTGGATGTGGTTAAGGGTATCCAGAAGCCCCTGTACCGCCCGGATGGGGTCCCCGGCAGTACGGGTGTAGAGCCCCAGCATCATGTGATTATCCTGATCCATGATGGCGGCTTTTGTACTGGTGGAACCGATATCAATCCCCACATGGACCCCCACGGCTCCCGTCTCTTCTTTCGCGGTGGTATAGGTTCCCAGATCCTGGTAGATATCCACTTCCACCGGGTTCTTTTCTCCCAAAAGGGGTGAAACATACAGTTCACTTTTCCAGGCTGTAAAAGATGGATAGTTCCCCCGGGTCCCTTCCAGGGGCGCATGGACATAGGACCGTTTTTGCTCCTGGTGTCCTAGAATTTCTTGAATGCTGCGGACCTGAAAACCGGCAAGCCCCTTTGAATTTGGCGACTGCTCCGCCGCCTGGGCCCGCCATAGGGCTCCCAGGGCCCCATAAAAGGGGGCTAGTTCATCGGTCTGGATGGGGCAGTGGGCAAGTTGTGAGAGGTGGGCCACAACCCGCTGGTTCAAAGCGACGCCCCCAACCATGATGACGGGCGCTTCCAGGGTTTCGCCGGGGAAAAGGGTGTCCGCGATGTTTCGGGCAAGGCCGCTGCAGAGGCCCTCTGAAATTTCTGCCAGGGACCAGCCTTCTTGTTGCGCATGAATCAGGTCTGTTTTGGCAAAGACGGAACAGCGGCTTGCAATCCGGGGAATTGGTTCCCCCGCCTGGCTGGCCAGTTCTGCGAGTTTCGCCGCCGAACTAATTCCCAGGCGGACCGCCTGCTGGTCCAGGAAGCTCCCGGTTCCCGCTGCACAGGTTGAATTGGCCCGGATTTTTCGGTACGAACCCTGTTCATCAAAAATGATGCGGGCGAATTTCTCTGACCCCACGAGGAGAATGTTTCGAACAGAGGGATATCGTCGTTTTACCGCCTCGATAAAACAAATCTTATTTTCCCCTCGATAGTCCGCGTGGACAAAATAGGGAGTGCTGGTGGTGGCTCCCACAAGGCTGAATTTTTGATAGGGGCTTTCGCTTAATAGGTGGTGTAACACTTCATAGGGTTTCCCCCGATGATAGGCGTACTCTTTGTGGAGAATTTCCCCTGTCTCATCGGTAATAATGATTTTTGCGGTGGTAGAACCACAGTCGATGCCGAGAAATAACGCTTTTTCTTTCATGCCCCCAAGCTTAGTCAGGAATACAGGATGGGTCAAGATGTAAGAGTTGGACGTTTGTCCTGGGCCTTTTTCCCCACTAAAGACCCGATGGGGCTTTCAAGATGTAAGCCTGGGGCTTGTATCACTTTGTAAAATGTGTGGCGCCTCCTATCGGTCCGGGGCGTTCCTCTTAATAAAGGTCCGGCTTGTCTATCAAGATATAAGAATAGGGAACTTGTTCTCTTGTAAGGTTGATGGCGCTCCCTATCGGTCCGGGGCTTACAAAAGTTCAGGGGGCGGTAAAAAATTGTTCAATAGTCGTCAGGAGTTCTTCTACGGGAGCACGGGAATCGAGCTCAAAGTGATCAATGTTTTTTAATCGAACACGCTGAACATGGGGAGCCCTCGCCGTAATATACCGGGCGTTATACTCGCTATTCACCACCTCATCATGGTCCGGTTGAATCAGGATGGTTGGGGGAAGCCGCAAATCCTGAATTTTTTGCGCCCCCCTTTCCCATGTAACCAGTTCATCGAACCAGTGGACAGGAAAGACCCGGAGCCCCAGGGGACTGGCAGAATAGGCGGCGGTGTGGTGCAAAAAAGGTTTGGTGAAGAAACGAACCCCCTTTGCCAGGTTCCACCAGGCTGTTCGCACAAGGGGGGCGTATAGGGCAAGTCGTTCAAAGGGGGCGGTGTAACGGCTACAGTAGTCCAACAAGGCAAGTCCTCCTGTGCTGTGCCCCAGGGCCATCCAGGGGCGGGGCAAGCGGGGGAGCAATTCTTCTACTAAGCACTGCACCATATCTCCATAAAGATGAAAACCTGGCACATCACCTCGCTTCCCCGTGGAAAGACCGTGGCCAGGAAGGTCGGTAAGCAGGACCACCCATCCCCGGGAAAGGAAATACCCCGCCGTCGGGCTGAGGCGGCTACTATCCGATACATAGCCGTGGAGCATAAGGATAGTTCCCCGTGAAGAAGGGTCGGATGGTATCAATATATGGACAAAAAGCTGGTAATCTCCCCAGGGCGAAGGAAGGGGGATGAACCCATACTGATGGGTAAAGGGACTTTTTATGGCAAGGCGCTCATAAAATTCAGTAAGATATGTGTGAAGAGCTGTTTTCCCCTGGGAAGAAAACTCTGCCGTGGCCTGTGGTGCTCCCTCGAATTCTTTTGTAGAAAGAGGAAAAGTTGTAAAAGGGCTCGGCGGCTGTGATTCCCCTCCTTCCTTAATCGAAACATCGGTAAGATTTTCCCAGATTGCATCCCGGAAGGCCACGGAAGGATCCTGCGCCGGCGGCAGCGTCGCGCAAGAGACAATAACGAAGGAAAAACAAAGCACCCCTATGATACATTTCATGATGGAGGTAGTATACTATGCTTTTCTTGTGAAAGGGGACTCCTTGTTTGATTTTCGAAGTCCTATTGTTCCTTATTGCTTGCCTCCTGGCGGGGCCTGAAAAAATAGCCGTTTTTTCATTTCTGACGATTCCCCCGATTATCCTTTTTTGTCTTTCAAAAACTCCTTGACCCCCCTTTCCTTTCTCCGTAGAATGCCTGCATGGCGTTAAACTGTGGCATTGTGGGACTTCCGAACGTAGGAAAGTCCACCATTTTTTCTGCCCTTACCTCGGCCCCCGCCGAGGCGGCGAATTATCCCTTTTGTACGATTAACCCCAATGTGGGCATTGTGGATGTCCCCGATTTTCGTTTAAAAAAATTGGCGGAAATTTTTAATCCCAAACGGGTCGTCCCCGCTACGGTAGAATTTGTGGATATCGCCGGACTGGTAAAGGGGGCAAGTAAAGGAGAGGGTCTGGGAAATCAATTTTTATCCCATATTCGAGAAGTGGGGGTTATCGCCCATGTGGTTCGCTGCTTTGATAACCCTGACATTATTCATGTGGCCAACCGGGTAGACCCCTGGGATGATATAGAAACCATCAATACAGAACTGGCCCTGGCGGACCTCGAAACCCTTCAGAAGCGCCGGGAGCGGGCCGAGCGGGCCCTCAAGGTCCAGGGAAAGGACCAGCAAAAACAGGCGGAACTTACTCTTCTTGCAATCCAGAAGGTTCAGGCGGTGCTGGAACAGGGAAAGCCCGCTCGCAGTGCGCCCCTTTCGGAAGAAGAGCGAGTTGCCCTCTATGATGCCCATCTTATCACCATGAAGCCCCAAATTTATGTGTGTAACGTGGATGAACAGGGAATGAGGGGCGACAATCCGTACGTGGCCCAGGTGCGTTCTATTGCCGCTGCGGAGGGGACGGAGGTAATTAAGATTTGTGGCAAATTCGAAGCGGAACTGGCGGACCTCGAAAGCGAAGAGGAAAAACGGGCCTTTTTAGCGGAATTGGGCCTCGAAGAATCGGGCCTTTCGCTCCTTATCCATGCGGCTTATCGGCTTCTGGGATTACGGACCTTCTTTACGGCAGGAGAGGATGAATGCCGGGCCTGGACCATCCATGCGGGCGATACGGCTCCAAAGGCCGCCGGGGTTATCCATTCAGACTTTGAGAAGGGGTTTATAAAGGCCGAGGTTTATTCCTTCGAAGATCTCATCACCTATGGATCGGAAGCAAAAATAAAGGAGGCCGGGAAGTACCGAATCGAAGGGAAAGAATATGTAGTCCAGGATGGGGATATCATGTTCTTCCGCTTCAATGTGTGAGACGGTAACCGTTGCAGGCTACAAAATATCGTACCACGGAGGAATGTATGATTCCTACAAGAGAACAGGCGGAACGTTTGTGGCGAACCTACAACGATGATGTGGCTTTGTGGCGTCATGCCCTGGCGGTGGAAGCGGCCATGCGACACTTTGCGGGTCTGTTTGGAGAGGATCCAGACCTCTGGGGAGTGGTAGGCCTGTTGCATGATATCGATTATCAACGGTATCCCGACCAGCACTGCAAAGTTGTTCGGGGCCTTTTACAGAAAGAAGGAATAGATGAACTGACTATTCGGGCTATAGAAAGCCACGGCTGGGGCATCTGTACCGATGTGGAACCCCAAAGTCTTTTAGAGAAAACCCTGTATGCGGTGGATGAACTTACCGGTTTTGTCACTGCCTGCGCCCTGGTGCGGCCCTCCAGAAGTGTTATGGACCTCGAAGTGTCGTCGGTGAAAAAGAAATGGAAGACCGCGGCCTTTGCGGCAGGGGTAAATCGGCAGGTAATCGAAAAAGGGGCCGAACGACTGGGGATGCCCCTGGATCAACTTATCCAGGAAACGATCCTGGCGATGCGCAAGGTGGCCCCTGCGATTGGCTTATAAAAAAACGCCCCATTGGCTTGTAAAAAGTCCCTTGATTGGTCGGATTTTTGATCAAGCGGATTTTAGATATTTAAAAACGGCCGTTCTTTCTGGTACTGGTTCGGCGCTGGTTTACTCGTGGCCCTCTTTTTACCAGCTGCCCTGGCAGGTCCCCGTTCAATGCTGTTCAAGTCGGGCCACCCTTTTCCCCACAAGGACCACTGTGGAATTCCCCGTTTTCTGCAAGGGTTACGCACGGTTCTTTTTAATGAGTCCCGCTTGAGAAAGAAAGTAGTACAGCTTGTCCCCAATCGATATAAACACGATAAGGGCCGCCCCTATTTCGAGTATATCGATAAAAGGAATAAGGAATTTTGCTTTTGGCACTAGTCTCAGGGGCTCCATAACAAATAATACCATCACAGAGGCAATCGTCATCTTCCCGAGAATGGTGGGCCGCGGTTCAAAGGTTTTATACTTTGTAATAAGGATGAGCATGCTCAGGGCCTGAAAAAACAGGCGGAACATAAGCAATATAAAAAACCAGGGTTTGATAATCTGGAAACGGACATAACTGATAGCAATAACTATAAGGAGCGAGTAATCCCCCACCGAATCCAGCACCTTTCCCATAAGGGTTACCTGATGGAAAAGCCGGGAGATTCTTCCGTCGAGCAGGTCTGTTATAAAGGTGATGCAAAGGGCGGCAATTAATACCGGCCCCAGGGGCTTCTCTTTGCTTAATAGAATAATGAAAAGGATAAGAGGCAACGATGAAAGACGGAAGAGGGTTATCTTGTTAGCCACG
Coding sequences:
- a CDS encoding CDP-alcohol phosphatidyltransferase family protein — translated: MSSNNIVLADTEKAVSGMKEERKLIHSILLTVSIYALIEIGIFFFLHRMYSFTLRSIGLFLLAQIVFHGGIIIFLIKLRSFFYIIETQHPLDHINVANKITLFRLSSLPLILFIILLSKEKPLGPVLIAALCITFITDLLDGRISRLFHQVTLMGKVLDSVGDYSLLIVIAISYVRFQIIKPWFFILLMFRLFFQALSMLILITKYKTFEPRPTILGKMTIASVMVLFVMEPLRLVPKAKFLIPFIDILEIGAALIVFISIGDKLYYFLSQAGLIKKNRA
- a CDS encoding HD domain-containing protein, translating into MIPTREQAERLWRTYNDDVALWRHALAVEAAMRHFAGLFGEDPDLWGVVGLLHDIDYQRYPDQHCKVVRGLLQKEGIDELTIRAIESHGWGICTDVEPQSLLEKTLYAVDELTGFVTACALVRPSRSVMDLEVSSVKKKWKTAAFAAGVNRQVIEKGAERLGMPLDQLIQETILAMRKVAPAIGL
- a CDS encoding alpha/beta fold hydrolase — translated: MKCIIGVLCFSFVIVSCATLPPAQDPSVAFRDAIWENLTDVSIKEGGESQPPSPFTTFPLSTKEFEGAPQATAEFSSQGKTALHTYLTEFYERLAIKSPFTHQYGFIPLPSPWGDYQLFVHILIPSDPSSRGTILMLHGYVSDSSRLSPTAGYFLSRGWVVLLTDLPGHGLSTGKRGDVPGFHLYGDMVQCLVEELLPRLPRPWMALGHSTGGLALLDYCSRYTAPFERLALYAPLVRTAWWNLAKGVRFFTKPFLHHTAAYSASPLGLRVFPVHWFDELVTWERGAQKIQDLRLPPTILIQPDHDEVVNSEYNARYITARAPHVQRVRLKNIDHFELDSRAPVEELLTTIEQFFTAP
- the ychF gene encoding redox-regulated ATPase YchF; the encoded protein is MALNCGIVGLPNVGKSTIFSALTSAPAEAANYPFCTINPNVGIVDVPDFRLKKLAEIFNPKRVVPATVEFVDIAGLVKGASKGEGLGNQFLSHIREVGVIAHVVRCFDNPDIIHVANRVDPWDDIETINTELALADLETLQKRRERAERALKVQGKDQQKQAELTLLAIQKVQAVLEQGKPARSAPLSEEERVALYDAHLITMKPQIYVCNVDEQGMRGDNPYVAQVRSIAAAEGTEVIKICGKFEAELADLESEEEKRAFLAELGLEESGLSLLIHAAYRLLGLRTFFTAGEDECRAWTIHAGDTAPKAAGVIHSDFEKGFIKAEVYSFEDLITYGSEAKIKEAGKYRIEGKEYVVQDGDIMFFRFNV